One region of Bacterioplanoides sp. SCSIO 12839 genomic DNA includes:
- a CDS encoding efflux RND transporter permease subunit, with protein MNQLINFAVERRWLVLAATLLIAVLGIYNTSKLPIDAVPDITNVQVQINTEAPGYSPLEAEQRITYIVENAMAGIPDLDYTRSVSRYGLSQVTVIFKEGTDIYWARQQISERLQGIRNNLPRGIEPALGPIASGLGEIFMYAVDAKPGARKGDGTPYSAQDLREIQDWIIRPQMVKVPGITEINTIGGFEKEYQVAPIPGKLLAYKLTIADVISALENNNQNAGAGYIERYGEQWLIRSPGQLTNLDDIAQLVVAKRDDAPVRIKDLADVRFGKELRTGSATHDGKETVLGTAFMLLGENSRTVSKAAAEKLTDINNSLPEGVYAEAVYDRTTLVEKTIATVKTNLFEGAVLVIAVLFALLGNIRAALIAALVIPLSMLFAITGMATNRVSGNLMSLGAIDFGLIVDGAVIVVENSLRRLGLAQQHSLQHNDRLLTLQERLKEVAIATREVFRPAVFGVLIIMLVYLPIFALTGVEGKMFHPMAFTVVAALLGALILSVTFVPAAIAIFVKGKVDAKENIVMEKARQLYLPVLKQSLNNAPLVMIVASLLVLGSAFQVSRMGSEFLPQLDEHDIALHALRIPGTGIEQATRMQKVLEQQLRQIPEVKTTFAKIGTAEVATDPMPPNVADAFLMLKPRDEWPDPDKSKQQLIEEVRELVEGIPGNNYELTQPIEMRFNELIAGVRSDMAVRIVGDDLNVLAEYAEKATGLLSRIAGGQDVRMEQAKGLPMISVIPDRDHLALLGLTVSDIQNALQTAISGQQTGLIYEGDRRFKLLVRMDESLRKNPKALAQIPVAIPYSMNPNEEQPELDYVPLGEVADIVEIEGPNQINRRFGKRNIVVTANVEGRDLGSFIKETQQVMRDELGLPAGYWLEYGGTFEQLQSASQRLSIVVPLTLLLILGLLYSAFNSLRDALVIFTGVPLALTGGVIALTLRDMPLSISAAVGFIALSGVAVLNGVVMLSFIRELRDDGKELAVAIWEGASQRLRPVLMTALVASLGFVPMAFNTGTGAEVQRPLATVVIGGIISSTLLTLVVLPTLYQLVHRHFGGKKVEG; from the coding sequence ATGAATCAACTGATCAACTTCGCCGTCGAACGGCGCTGGTTGGTGCTGGCGGCAACCTTATTAATTGCCGTTCTGGGCATATACAATACCAGCAAACTCCCTATTGATGCCGTGCCAGACATTACCAATGTGCAGGTACAAATTAACACTGAAGCACCAGGCTATTCGCCGTTAGAAGCTGAGCAACGCATTACTTATATTGTTGAAAATGCCATGGCCGGTATTCCCGATCTGGATTATACCCGTTCGGTATCCCGCTACGGCCTGTCTCAGGTAACGGTGATTTTTAAAGAAGGAACGGATATTTATTGGGCACGCCAACAAATCAGCGAACGTCTGCAAGGGATTCGTAATAACCTGCCCCGCGGAATTGAACCGGCACTCGGTCCAATTGCCAGTGGCCTGGGTGAAATCTTTATGTACGCCGTGGATGCTAAACCCGGCGCCCGCAAAGGCGATGGTACACCCTACTCGGCCCAAGATTTACGCGAAATTCAGGACTGGATTATTCGCCCACAAATGGTGAAAGTGCCGGGCATTACTGAAATCAACACCATTGGTGGGTTTGAAAAGGAATATCAGGTTGCGCCGATTCCAGGCAAATTACTCGCCTATAAATTAACCATCGCCGACGTCATTTCTGCGCTGGAAAATAACAATCAAAACGCAGGTGCCGGTTATATTGAACGGTATGGCGAGCAATGGTTAATTCGTTCTCCGGGCCAATTAACCAACCTCGATGATATTGCGCAATTGGTGGTCGCCAAACGTGACGACGCGCCGGTTCGTATTAAAGATCTGGCTGACGTTCGTTTTGGTAAAGAATTACGCACCGGTTCTGCCACACACGACGGCAAAGAAACCGTACTCGGTACGGCGTTTATGCTGCTTGGCGAAAACAGCCGTACGGTATCCAAAGCCGCCGCCGAAAAGCTCACCGATATTAATAACAGCTTGCCGGAAGGCGTATACGCCGAAGCCGTCTATGACCGTACCACGCTGGTAGAAAAAACCATCGCGACCGTCAAAACCAACCTGTTCGAAGGTGCGGTACTGGTTATTGCGGTGCTGTTTGCTCTACTGGGCAATATTCGTGCTGCATTAATTGCGGCACTGGTGATTCCACTGAGTATGTTATTTGCCATTACCGGCATGGCGACCAATCGGGTATCGGGTAATTTAATGAGCCTGGGCGCGATTGATTTTGGTCTGATTGTCGATGGTGCCGTCATCGTGGTGGAGAATTCCCTGCGCCGGTTAGGCCTGGCGCAACAACATTCCCTGCAACACAATGATCGGTTATTAACCCTGCAAGAACGCTTAAAAGAAGTGGCCATCGCCACTCGTGAGGTATTCCGCCCGGCGGTGTTTGGCGTATTAATTATTATGCTGGTGTACCTGCCGATTTTTGCCTTAACCGGCGTGGAAGGAAAAATGTTCCACCCCATGGCGTTTACTGTGGTCGCGGCATTATTAGGTGCGCTGATTCTTTCCGTCACCTTTGTACCTGCCGCCATTGCGATTTTTGTTAAAGGCAAAGTGGATGCAAAAGAAAATATCGTGATGGAAAAAGCCCGCCAGCTTTACCTGCCGGTGTTAAAGCAATCGTTAAACAACGCGCCGCTGGTGATGATTGTTGCGTCGCTTCTGGTGCTGGGCAGCGCCTTCCAGGTCAGCCGCATGGGCAGCGAGTTTTTGCCGCAGCTGGATGAACACGACATTGCACTACACGCTTTACGTATTCCAGGAACCGGTATTGAGCAAGCAACACGGATGCAAAAAGTTCTGGAACAACAACTGCGTCAGATTCCAGAAGTGAAAACTACCTTCGCAAAAATTGGCACCGCCGAAGTGGCCACCGACCCGATGCCGCCGAACGTCGCCGACGCGTTTTTAATGCTAAAACCACGGGACGAATGGCCAGACCCGGATAAAAGCAAACAACAGCTGATCGAAGAAGTTCGTGAACTGGTGGAAGGTATCCCCGGTAACAATTATGAACTTACGCAACCCATTGAAATGCGGTTTAACGAGTTAATCGCCGGTGTACGCTCAGATATGGCCGTGCGTATTGTTGGCGATGACCTGAATGTATTGGCGGAATACGCTGAAAAAGCCACTGGGTTATTGTCTCGCATTGCCGGTGGGCAAGACGTACGTATGGAACAAGCCAAAGGTTTACCGATGATTTCAGTGATTCCCGATCGTGATCACCTGGCCTTATTGGGCTTAACCGTATCGGATATTCAGAACGCGCTGCAAACCGCCATCAGTGGTCAGCAAACCGGACTGATTTACGAAGGTGACCGTCGCTTTAAACTCCTGGTTCGTATGGACGAAAGCCTGCGTAAAAACCCCAAAGCACTGGCACAAATTCCGGTCGCGATTCCTTATTCGATGAACCCGAATGAAGAACAACCGGAACTCGATTATGTGCCGCTGGGTGAAGTTGCCGATATCGTTGAGATTGAAGGCCCTAACCAGATTAACCGCCGCTTTGGTAAACGTAATATCGTCGTCACCGCCAACGTGGAAGGCCGCGACCTGGGCTCCTTTATTAAAGAAACCCAGCAAGTCATGCGTGATGAGCTGGGCTTGCCCGCCGGATATTGGCTGGAGTACGGCGGTACGTTCGAACAATTACAGTCTGCCAGCCAGCGCTTAAGCATCGTCGTACCACTGACGTTGTTACTGATTTTAGGCTTGCTCTACAGCGCCTTTAATTCGCTGCGCGATGCTTTGGTGATCTTTACCGGCGTACCATTGGCATTAACCGGCGGCGTCATCGCCCTGACCTTGCGCGATATGCCGCTGTCGATTTCTGCGGCGGTGGGTTTTATTGCCCTCTCAGGTGTCGCCGTTCTGAATGGCGTAGTGATGCTGTCGTTTATTCGCGAATTGCGCGATGACGGTAAAGAACTTGCTGTTGCCATCTGGGAAGGTGCCAGCCAGCGCTTACGACCGGTATTGATGACGGCGCTGGTGGCGAGCTTAGGCTTTGTGCCCATGGCGTTTAATACCGGTACCGGTGCTGAGGTTCAACGGCCTTTGGCGACCGTGGTGATTGGCGGGATTATTTCCTCGACGCTGTTAACACTGGTCGTGTTGCCGACGCTATATCAACTGGTGCATCGGCATTTTGGTGGGAAAAAGGTTGAGGGGTGA
- a CDS encoding efflux RND transporter periplasmic adaptor subunit: protein MNIFKLKTLKTNNLLRAVLIGSLLFPISSVVFAGGDHGHGHGHDDHHEEEEAKGPNGGKLLHDGNFTLELTIFESGIPPEMRLFAYENGQSIAPEKFNVSVTLDRLGGAQDNLTFTPERGYRVGNQTIVEPHSYDVMINASFEGKQYHWQFESHEGRAEITPRLAELSGIQTEIAGPQTLSTRDTLFGVIAAAQDKVFHVHAPYSSIVESVLVEVGDSVKKGQTLIRLKNTDTLQSYTLKSPVNGEVTELTVNQGDRADNQALMQISDLSRVWVNLSAFPENIEKLAIGQDVEVYDMHDHERAAGKVEYIAPQMTGGHIARARAVIDNAEGHWRPGMHIKADIKTSERQVPLAVKTSALQSFRDMPVVFAKYGNHYEVRMLEMGEQSDDWIEVLGGLEPGTEYVTSNSFLLKADVLKSGASHDH from the coding sequence ATGAACATATTCAAACTGAAAACGCTTAAAACGAACAATCTGCTGCGAGCGGTATTAATCGGCTCGTTATTATTCCCGATTTCATCCGTTGTCTTTGCTGGAGGAGACCATGGTCACGGTCATGGCCACGATGATCATCACGAAGAGGAAGAAGCCAAAGGGCCGAATGGCGGTAAGTTACTCCACGATGGCAATTTCACATTAGAGCTGACCATTTTCGAAAGTGGTATTCCACCAGAAATGCGTTTATTCGCCTATGAAAATGGTCAGTCCATTGCCCCTGAAAAATTTAACGTCAGCGTCACACTGGATCGTTTAGGCGGCGCTCAGGATAACTTAACCTTTACGCCAGAGCGGGGTTACCGCGTTGGCAACCAAACCATCGTTGAGCCTCACTCCTATGACGTCATGATTAACGCCAGCTTTGAAGGCAAGCAATACCACTGGCAATTTGAAAGCCACGAAGGCCGTGCGGAGATCACGCCACGATTAGCCGAGCTGTCGGGCATTCAGACCGAGATTGCCGGGCCTCAAACGCTGAGCACCCGCGATACTCTATTTGGTGTGATCGCCGCCGCACAAGATAAGGTGTTTCATGTGCATGCGCCCTACTCCAGCATCGTTGAAAGCGTGCTGGTAGAGGTGGGCGATTCGGTAAAAAAAGGCCAGACCTTAATTCGCCTGAAAAATACCGATACCTTGCAAAGCTACACTCTGAAAAGCCCAGTAAACGGTGAAGTCACAGAATTAACCGTGAACCAGGGTGACCGTGCGGATAATCAGGCCTTAATGCAGATCTCTGATTTATCCCGTGTTTGGGTGAACTTATCTGCCTTCCCGGAAAATATCGAAAAACTCGCCATCGGTCAGGATGTCGAGGTTTACGATATGCACGACCATGAACGAGCGGCTGGCAAAGTCGAATACATTGCGCCACAAATGACCGGTGGTCATATCGCTCGCGCCCGTGCCGTTATCGATAACGCCGAAGGCCACTGGCGCCCGGGTATGCACATTAAAGCCGATATCAAAACGTCAGAACGCCAGGTTCCTCTGGCAGTAAAAACCTCAGCCCTGCAAAGCTTCCGCGATATGCCGGTGGTGTTCGCGAAATACGGCAACCACTACGAAGTCCGCATGCTGGAAATGGGTGAACAAAGTGATGACTGGATCGAAGTATTAGGCGGCCTGGAACCCGGCACCGAATACGTCACCAGCAACAGCTTTTTATTAAAAGCCGATGTATTAAAAAGCGGCGCCAGCCACGATCACTAA
- a CDS encoding AAA family ATPase: protein MSESLKVKNFLVIKHAEVELKKINVIIGPQANGKSLIAKLISFFNSLSDEFIEGVRANESKRVLDKNIISKFEDRFPRYSWDGTSFSIEYKIDSLNFLISGRKNSKNKTLITLEYSKNLVNKFKAKKSLFKRKVQEEKENRKNTPRIRSVERQVLREHVGDPLKELYPCFFSDSFFIPASRSFFANLQKNIFTFLASNLDIDPYLKEFGQVYENSKFWYKDGLMLRHNKTLVSELYKLIESIVQGEYEYHDDQDWLISKGRKINLANASSGQQESLPMLLVLAVWPILSESGNGVYFIEEPEAHLFPTSQGHIISILSMLHEALGTKFFITTHSPYILSALNNFILAGDTLDKEEITIEEFREINGSGSPIRFDDVSAYTIINGRTESIADSEYRMIGGDILDNISEHFEEVMNELLSCGKG, encoded by the coding sequence ATGAGCGAAAGTTTAAAAGTTAAAAACTTCTTAGTGATAAAGCATGCTGAAGTTGAGTTGAAGAAAATAAATGTGATCATTGGTCCGCAGGCTAATGGTAAGAGCTTGATTGCGAAACTTATTTCATTTTTCAATAGCTTGTCAGATGAATTTATTGAAGGTGTTAGAGCAAATGAGAGTAAGCGAGTTCTAGACAAAAATATAATTTCAAAATTTGAGGATAGGTTTCCTAGGTATTCTTGGGATGGAACTAGCTTTTCTATTGAATACAAAATTGATTCATTGAATTTTTTAATTTCAGGTAGGAAAAATTCGAAAAATAAAACATTAATTACGCTAGAATATTCAAAAAATTTGGTTAATAAGTTCAAGGCCAAGAAATCACTATTCAAGAGGAAGGTTCAAGAGGAAAAAGAGAATAGAAAAAACACGCCTAGAATTCGAAGTGTTGAAAGGCAGGTGTTGCGAGAACATGTAGGTGACCCTTTGAAAGAGCTATATCCTTGTTTTTTCTCTGATTCATTCTTTATACCTGCATCACGATCATTTTTTGCTAATTTACAGAAAAATATTTTTACTTTTTTAGCTAGTAATTTGGATATCGATCCATATTTAAAGGAATTTGGTCAGGTATATGAAAACTCTAAGTTCTGGTACAAAGATGGTCTTATGCTTCGCCATAATAAGACTTTGGTGAGTGAGTTGTATAAGCTTATTGAGTCTATAGTTCAGGGTGAGTATGAATATCATGATGATCAAGACTGGTTGATATCTAAGGGGCGAAAAATAAACTTGGCTAATGCATCTTCTGGGCAACAAGAATCTTTACCTATGTTGCTTGTTTTAGCAGTTTGGCCGATTCTTTCAGAAAGTGGTAATGGGGTGTATTTTATAGAAGAACCAGAAGCACATCTATTTCCTACGTCTCAGGGTCATATAATTTCTATACTTTCAATGCTGCATGAAGCGTTAGGAACAAAGTTTTTTATAACCACGCATAGTCCTTACATATTGTCTGCATTAAATAACTTTATTTTAGCTGGTGATACTCTTGATAAGGAAGAAATTACGATTGAAGAGTTTAGGGAAATAAATGGCAGTGGTTCTCCGATAAGATTTGATGATGTATCTGCGTATACTATTATTAATGGTCGAACTGAAAGTATTGCTGATAGTGAATATCGTATGATTGGTGGGGATATATTGGATAATATATCTGAGCACTTTGAAGAGGTCATGAATGAACTATTGTCTTGTGGTAAAGGGTAG
- a CDS encoding type II toxin-antitoxin system HigB family toxin, with product MHLISRKPFNDAVKKYPNQASAIEGIYKTLRNGNFHDPAALRSVFPSLDNFKYKDKWWVIDIGGNKLRLIAFIEFRDNRMYVKHIVSHAEYDKLCRKYAKEAE from the coding sequence ATGCATCTTATTTCCAGAAAGCCGTTTAACGACGCCGTGAAGAAATATCCCAATCAGGCTTCGGCCATAGAAGGGATCTATAAAACGCTGCGAAATGGAAACTTCCATGACCCCGCTGCGTTGCGCTCAGTGTTCCCAAGCCTAGACAACTTTAAGTACAAAGATAAATGGTGGGTCATTGATATTGGTGGTAACAAACTGCGGCTGATCGCTTTTATCGAGTTCCGTGATAATCGCATGTATGTGAAGCACATTGTGTCGCATGCGGAATACGACAAGTTGTGTAGAAAGTACGCGAAAGAAGCAGAGTGA
- a CDS encoding type II toxin-antitoxin system VapB family antitoxin produces MRTNIVIDDELMANALKASGLATKKDAVEEGLRLLIKLNHQRAVRNLRGKVQWEGDLDEMRGEP; encoded by the coding sequence ATGAGAACCAATATCGTCATCGACGACGAACTCATGGCCAACGCCTTAAAAGCCAGTGGTCTGGCAACCAAAAAAGACGCTGTTGAAGAAGGGTTAAGGTTGCTGATCAAGCTCAACCATCAGCGGGCGGTACGGAATTTACGCGGAAAAGTACAATGGGAAGGCGACCTGGATGAAATGCGGGGCGAACCGTGA
- a CDS encoding zinc ribbon domain-containing protein YjdM, whose protein sequence is MSLPPCPQCQSEYVYQDQDLLICPECAHEWNPNEEPENDEPTAKDANGTLLQAGDKVTAAKDLKVKGSSQVIKVGTKAVIRRIVDAKDHELDCKVDGAGEMMVTAKFVKKA, encoded by the coding sequence ATGTCTTTACCTCCCTGCCCGCAATGCCAGTCTGAGTACGTTTACCAGGATCAGGATTTACTGATCTGCCCGGAATGTGCACACGAGTGGAACCCCAATGAAGAGCCGGAGAACGATGAGCCAACGGCCAAAGATGCCAACGGCACCCTGCTGCAGGCTGGCGACAAAGTCACCGCGGCTAAAGATCTGAAGGTGAAAGGCAGCTCACAAGTCATCAAAGTCGGCACCAAAGCCGTGATTCGCCGTATTGTTGATGCCAAAGACCACGAACTGGACTGCAAAGTGGATGGTGCCGGTGAAATGATGGTGACCGCCAAGTTTGTTAAAAAAGCCTGA
- a CDS encoding STAS/SEC14 domain-containing protein — MIDYLPISQGNALAFRIRGTVSLEQEQHWISELQKVIDEEGKLRMMVILEEDAQWGIKAGIEDLKFALKHSKEFEKIAIVSNSQVMKWLVSIDDFFASFLNISEQHFLPEQQAEAWQWVQQ; from the coding sequence ATGATTGATTATTTACCCATCAGCCAGGGCAATGCTCTGGCATTCCGCATCCGCGGCACCGTATCACTGGAACAAGAACAACACTGGATCTCTGAATTACAAAAAGTCATCGATGAGGAAGGTAAGCTTCGTATGATGGTGATACTCGAAGAGGATGCTCAATGGGGCATCAAAGCCGGCATCGAAGATCTCAAGTTTGCTCTCAAACATTCCAAAGAGTTTGAAAAAATAGCCATCGTATCCAACAGCCAGGTAATGAAATGGCTGGTGAGTATTGATGACTTTTTTGCATCATTTCTGAATATCAGCGAACAACACTTCTTACCAGAGCAGCAGGCCGAAGCCTGGCAATGGGTTCAGCAATAA
- a CDS encoding PA4780 family RIO1-like protein kinase: MKTPKRLQPLIADGIIDEVLSQLMSGKEATVYSVRVGDEIRCAKVYKDAAKRSFKKAAQYQEGRKVRNSRRARAMEKGSKFGRAQQEEVWQNAEVDALYKLAAAGVRVPEPYGCFDGVLVMELIRDDEGDVAPRLNDVMMDAEQAREDHFIVMHYIARMLCSGIVHGDLSEFNVLVDDYGPVIIDLPQAVDAAANNNAKAMLDRDVRNMSLYYGQFAPELKNSRYADEMWDLFEDGKLTLDTELTGLFEDPTEEADVDSVLEEIKAAFAEEQERLERIKDAEADEA, translated from the coding sequence ATGAAAACACCAAAACGACTCCAGCCTCTGATTGCCGACGGCATCATCGACGAAGTGCTCAGCCAACTGATGAGTGGTAAAGAAGCCACCGTATACAGCGTGCGGGTTGGCGATGAAATCCGGTGCGCCAAGGTCTATAAAGACGCCGCCAAACGCAGCTTTAAAAAGGCCGCTCAATATCAGGAAGGCCGTAAAGTCCGCAATTCACGTCGTGCACGGGCAATGGAGAAAGGCTCTAAATTCGGCCGTGCGCAGCAAGAAGAAGTCTGGCAAAACGCCGAAGTTGATGCTTTGTATAAACTGGCCGCTGCCGGTGTACGAGTGCCAGAGCCTTATGGATGCTTCGATGGTGTGTTAGTCATGGAGCTGATCCGTGATGACGAAGGTGACGTTGCGCCGCGCTTAAACGACGTAATGATGGATGCGGAGCAAGCCCGCGAAGACCACTTTATTGTGATGCATTACATCGCTCGTATGTTATGCAGCGGCATCGTACACGGCGATTTATCCGAATTTAACGTCTTGGTCGATGACTACGGCCCGGTGATTATCGACCTGCCCCAGGCGGTGGATGCCGCCGCCAATAACAACGCCAAAGCTATGCTCGATCGCGATGTGCGTAATATGAGTTTGTATTACGGCCAGTTTGCGCCTGAGCTGAAAAACAGCCGCTACGCCGATGAAATGTGGGATTTGTTTGAAGACGGCAAGTTAACGCTGGATACCGAATTAACCGGCTTATTTGAAGACCCGACTGAAGAGGCGGATGTTGATTCGGTCTTAGAAGAAATTAAAGCCGCCTTTGCTGAAGAGCAAGAACGCCTGGAGCGCATTAAAGATGCTGAGGCGGATGAAGCTTAA
- a CDS encoding asparaginase, with protein sequence MSSTKKKITVITTGGTIGSILKSDHVSVDASESKIAQEIDAVKQKLDFEVEVRSPINKNSEVLSPLDWIEVLNSIHNACKAECDGIVVTHGTDTMAYTVAAAAVFSHLWTKKVCFTGAFLSPDHPNSDTALSLLSSLEFAAEDQPGSGVYVAFRSDADSAELNSSEAKILNGFDIKPMGFDEAVFNSVYDKVVARYSPRTGLALEEAASKSNHPSVNSKFVPTKEVIAAAQKKIAYLQLYPGIDKDVLRAVSAGKDVVVLQLYHSGTGPFGDEYPDIIEHIQESSGETLFLLGSFPAKHISTPYGSTHALISSGGVLYRDIQAHCLYVFALLALASGKSRSEIRERLKGWEV encoded by the coding sequence ATGAGCAGTACGAAGAAAAAAATTACCGTGATTACCACGGGGGGCACCATCGGCTCCATCCTTAAATCTGATCATGTCTCAGTGGATGCCAGCGAAAGCAAAATTGCTCAAGAAATCGATGCGGTAAAGCAGAAGCTGGATTTTGAGGTTGAAGTTCGTTCACCGATCAATAAAAACTCCGAAGTATTAAGTCCGTTGGACTGGATCGAGGTGCTGAACAGCATCCACAATGCTTGCAAGGCTGAGTGCGATGGAATTGTGGTGACCCATGGCACGGATACCATGGCTTACACAGTTGCGGCGGCAGCGGTTTTTAGCCATTTATGGACAAAGAAGGTGTGTTTTACCGGGGCGTTTTTATCACCGGATCACCCGAATTCCGATACGGCATTAAGCTTGTTATCGTCATTGGAGTTTGCCGCGGAAGATCAACCAGGTTCCGGTGTTTATGTTGCCTTTCGTTCGGATGCTGACAGCGCCGAACTAAACAGCAGCGAAGCCAAAATATTAAACGGCTTTGATATTAAACCGATGGGGTTTGACGAGGCCGTTTTTAACTCGGTTTACGACAAGGTCGTTGCGCGTTATTCCCCAAGAACAGGCCTCGCATTGGAAGAAGCTGCCTCTAAGTCCAATCACCCAAGCGTTAATTCCAAATTTGTGCCTACGAAAGAGGTAATTGCAGCGGCACAGAAAAAAATTGCTTATTTGCAGCTGTATCCGGGCATCGATAAAGACGTATTACGCGCGGTTTCGGCTGGCAAAGACGTGGTGGTATTACAGCTATATCACAGCGGCACTGGCCCGTTTGGTGACGAATACCCGGATATTATTGAGCATATACAGGAAAGCTCAGGCGAGACGCTGTTTTTGTTAGGGTCTTTCCCGGCAAAACACATCAGTACACCGTACGGCAGCACCCATGCGTTAATCTCCTCTGGCGGTGTGCTGTATCGCGATATTCAGGCGCATTGTTTATATGTGTTTGCTTTGCTGGCGCTGGCTTCTGGAAAAAGCCGAAGTGAAATTCGGGAAAGATTGAAGGGCTGGGAAGTCTGA
- a CDS encoding PIN domain nuclease — protein sequence MIVADTSVWIDYLNGVISPFTDELDNNLLEGKVVLGDLILLEILQGIKSDKDYRTTQKLLGQLDQYEMLGNKMTIQCADNYRTLRKRGITIRKTADVIIATFCIENKIPLLFTDRDFKPFVEHCGLISAAPVA from the coding sequence GTGATTGTCGCCGATACAAGTGTCTGGATTGATTACCTCAATGGCGTAATCAGCCCCTTCACTGACGAGCTGGATAATAATCTGCTTGAAGGCAAAGTCGTGTTAGGCGACCTGATATTACTTGAAATATTGCAGGGAATAAAAAGCGACAAGGACTATCGCACTACTCAAAAACTGCTGGGCCAGCTGGATCAATACGAGATGCTTGGCAATAAGATGACAATCCAGTGCGCGGATAATTACCGAACCCTAAGAAAACGTGGCATCACCATTCGTAAAACAGCCGATGTGATTATCGCCACGTTTTGTATTGAAAATAAAATCCCATTGCTATTTACCGATAGAGATTTTAAGCCGTTTGTAGAGCATTGCGGTTTAATTTCAGCGGCTCCTGTTGCCTAG
- a CDS encoding type II toxin-antitoxin system HigA family antitoxin codes for MSFSSIKTMASDLFNQAGFVSKIHNDDEYQQALALMDELIEEYDNYVPLIEVLAASIEKWENESEEFAEFNQRINALDDGVAVLRTLMDQYQLKADDLKNEIGSKSLVSMILNGSRKLTRDHIQALSERFHVSPAVFFNMESVRAV; via the coding sequence ATGAGTTTCTCCAGTATTAAAACGATGGCTAGCGACCTGTTTAATCAAGCTGGCTTTGTCAGCAAAATCCATAATGACGACGAATACCAACAAGCATTGGCGTTAATGGATGAGCTGATTGAAGAGTATGACAACTACGTTCCTCTGATTGAAGTATTGGCTGCTTCCATTGAAAAATGGGAAAACGAATCAGAAGAGTTCGCTGAGTTTAATCAGCGTATTAATGCGCTGGATGATGGCGTAGCAGTGCTTCGCACTCTGATGGATCAGTATCAGTTAAAAGCTGATGACTTAAAAAATGAGATTGGCAGTAAAAGTTTAGTATCCATGATTCTTAATGGCTCGCGCAAATTAACGCGTGATCATATTCAGGCACTTTCAGAGCGTTTTCATGTATCGCCTGCGGTGTTTTTTAATATGGAGTCGGTGCGCGCTGTTTGA